TACTCCTCGGTGGCGCGGTTACCATTCATGAAGATGACCCCGAGGAGCACCATGAGGAGACCAGATTGGGAAGCCCCCCCCTCACCACTCGGACAATCGTTTCCCCCGAGGGTGAGCTGGCTGATGAGGGTGTAGATGTTCCTGCTACGGTCGACTTCCTTCATCTCCAGGCCAAAGACCAGCTCCAGGCGCTCAAGGGCTGTACTGAGGATCTCAGGGAAGTGCTGCCTGTACTTCCTGCTGACGATTTTCATCAGGGCATTCTGCGTGACGGCTTCCTTCTTGGTGTACCTCTCCAGCAGGAACTCCACCAGTATCCTGGCCTTCCTGGCCAGAGGATCTCTGCGAGTGCTCTGAGTggcaggggctgcctgggaggcacctgcactttcctcctctgggccctgggctccTTCATCAGATCCTGCACAAGAAGGTCCTGCATCAGGAGAGCTAGGGGCCATGGCTCCCTGAAGCTCCTGGTGATCGCCAGCAGCAGGGCAGCTCAGGGGAGAACCCTGAGGGGCAGAAGAGGTGGAGGAGGGGCACTCCTCCTTTGGGGCTGCAGCAGCACTCGCCTGGGCCTCCTGAGTGTCCCCCCAGACCTGGTGGCGTTTCCCGCGGGCATGGAACTTGTTCTTGTGCCTCCGAGGCATGCTGACAGCAGGTCAGGGGACGCAGGTGGGAGTGCGGGCAGGAAAGAAGGCAAGGAGGGCACCTGGAGGAGGGACAAGGACATGCTGTGAGAACCTTCAGCGAGGAGAGTCTTCCCTGGCTTGAATGGAAGCCGCCTCTGAGGGGTCCTCGAGGCCAGTGCTCTAGGACCCACAGGGTTCCTGTTCTCCTGGCCAGCCTGTCTCCTGAGACCGCTGAATAGCAAGGGAGAGTGAGCCCTGGGGTGCAGCAGACAGTCCTGCCT
The nucleotide sequence above comes from Capricornis sumatraensis isolate serow.1 chromosome X, serow.2, whole genome shotgun sequence. Encoded proteins:
- the LOC138071919 gene encoding melanoma-associated antigen B17-like — translated: MPRRHKNKFHARGKRHQVWGDTQEAQASAAAAPKEECPSSTSSAPQGSPLSCPAAGDHQELQGAMAPSSPDAGPSCAGSDEGAQGPEEESAGASQAAPATQSTRRDPLARKARILVEFLLERYTKKEAVTQNALMKIVSRKYRQHFPEILSTALERLELVFGLEMKEVDRSRNIYTLISQLTLGGNDCPSGEGGASQSGLLMVLLGVIFMNGNRATEE